The following coding sequences are from one Halobacteriovorax sp. JY17 window:
- a CDS encoding CNNM domain-containing protein: protein MTLLFVFIFISIFVSFLCSILEAVVLSITPSYLASIEKTNEKLFKKLSPLLLNIERPLAAILSLNTFAHTIGATGAGAQVQKVFGDSVLTIFSILLTFAILFLSEIIPKSIGARHWKKLIPFIGYILPTFIFLTLPLVWLSESISKAIKGEHEKLTRDEIHAVAEIGVRDGAIFPEEFEALKNMLSFPKKPIKDITLAIEKVFTLPLSTPQEELLNICEQYKFSRIPIVGTYEYDVRGYVLRCEILSSLLINEQVGLSELLKPMLQVTEDTKIRNVFTKLIKRKEHIASVHSEGGDLVGIVTLEDIIEEILGLDIKDETDN from the coding sequence ATGACACTTTTATTCGTATTTATATTTATCTCTATTTTTGTCTCTTTTCTGTGCTCAATTCTTGAGGCGGTAGTTCTCTCAATTACTCCAAGCTATCTAGCTTCTATTGAAAAGACTAATGAGAAGCTATTTAAGAAACTCTCTCCTCTACTGCTAAATATCGAAAGGCCCTTGGCCGCTATTTTAAGCTTAAATACTTTCGCCCATACCATAGGTGCAACAGGGGCCGGCGCACAGGTTCAGAAGGTATTTGGCGATAGCGTTCTCACCATTTTTTCAATCCTTCTAACTTTTGCCATTCTCTTTCTTTCAGAAATAATTCCAAAATCTATTGGGGCCAGGCACTGGAAGAAATTAATTCCTTTCATAGGCTATATTCTTCCAACCTTTATTTTCCTCACTCTTCCACTAGTATGGTTGAGCGAAAGTATCTCAAAGGCCATCAAGGGAGAACACGAGAAACTTACGAGAGATGAAATACACGCAGTAGCTGAAATAGGTGTGCGCGACGGGGCTATTTTCCCAGAGGAATTTGAGGCCTTAAAAAATATGCTCTCTTTTCCAAAGAAGCCTATTAAAGACATCACACTAGCTATTGAGAAGGTCTTCACACTCCCTTTAAGCACTCCTCAAGAGGAACTCCTAAATATATGCGAGCAGTATAAATTCTCTAGGATTCCCATTGTAGGCACTTACGAGTACGACGTGAGGGGTTATGTTCTACGCTGTGAAATACTCTCCTCCCTACTCATAAATGAACAAGTAGGCCTGTCAGAGCTCCTAAAGCCCATGCTACAAGTCACTGAAGATACAAAGATCAGAAATGTGTTCACAAAGCTCATAAAGCGCAAAGAGCATATAGCAAGCGTCCACAGTGAAGGCGGAGATCTAGTAGGTATTGTCACACTTGAAGATATAATCGAAGAGATACTAGGCCTAGATATTAAAGATGAGACTGATAATTAG